In Rutidosis leptorrhynchoides isolate AG116_Rl617_1_P2 chromosome 6, CSIRO_AGI_Rlap_v1, whole genome shotgun sequence, the DNA window AATAGATAATAACTTGAAACTATAATCACAAAAAAAGTTAAAAAGAACATGAAAGCAACATACTCGAGGGCTTTCATGTCAGTGTCTTCTTCCCAAACTGTTGATGCACGGCGGGAGACTCTACTCCTTTCTACTTCTAcctggtcattaaataattaagtaCATATGTAGAACTAGAACCAAGAGTAAATTATAGTAAGCTGGCGATTAtaataaacacatcataacttattaattataaatatcaaATAAAAAAGACAAAGTGCTGGTGGGTCAACCCAACCCCGACTAAACCATTTCAACCCGTGCTAAAAAACAACCCCTTTTCACCCCTTACCCTGCCCATCTAAGTGATAACCATGATAAATGCCACCCTAAACTTTGTAAAAAATGCAACAAGTAGCCACTAATGAACCTGAGCTTCCTGAATACGCTTTATCTCCTTCTCTAATTGAAACTCTGCTGCAGCCTTTTCACTGGTCATTGCCTCCAACTGTGTTTGCTTGTAATACTGATGATGCATAGTGTAGTGTTTATGTCAAATGCAGTCACTAATTAACAGAATATTCATCAATTAGGGATCAGATGTTCACGTACCAACAAATCTGTAAGTTCTCTATATCTTTTCTCAAGTTCCATATGCTCCTGCTCAGTAGCAACATATATGCAGATAAGTATCTAGATAAGTGAAACAGAAGCACTAACACATGTAAATAGAAGGCCAATAAGATGGGAACTGAACTTCTTTTATCGTTCTCGGTTGTATGTATCTATATGGAGAGAAAAATAATAGTTGTAAATTTTACTATTTCCAAATGAGTCAAAGGTTAAAAACAAGAAATCAACAATCCACAAGGGTGGACTAAATTGTGCTTGAAAGACTTTAGAAGCACCAGAATTAGCGTTTCTATGTATTTCTTGCAACACATGTTACTCTGTTTATATCAACGTTGGAAATTCAATAAACTTTACTGATTAAAATCGTAAGATGTAACAAGAATGCTGAAAGTCATGTATTTATAGTCACAGAATGCAAAGCAAAATCTAAAATAAGGATATTACTTTAAAAACTGTACTTGGCCAGTTCAACAGAAATGCTAACGATCAATATGCAATTATTTTCAATTCTTACTCTTCGGTTAACGTTAACAAAAAATGTACAAAATGATCTTCATATACACAGTAATCGAGCAAAATAAGACAAAATCTCGTAAGCAAAAACAAGAAGGAACTACCTGTCGTGAATAATGCTCAGCATCCCTTTTCATAGCAGCCATTTCCACTCTCAATTTTTGAACTTCAGCCTGCAATCATCCACTGGTTCTTCATTTTAAGTCATAGAGTACATCATATATTAATATTGAATTGAGTTCTTAAATACTCTTTTTTGTTAACCAATATCTGTACAAAATATGAAGAAAAATATTACTGTGTCATCCGTTAAAACTTACCTCCACAGAAGAGAGCTTCCTCTCAGCATCTCTCTGGCCTTGACGTGCACGCTCAACTTCTTCTTGCCAAGCCTGCATCTACATATTAACAATTTGATGTCGACATGTGACTAGTTTACAACTACCTTTTTTATACAATACATAAGCTAGtggttacatttaatatatattgTTTAACAATGCTTAAAATAAAGTTATTTTAATCACTTGATAGCCTAACTTATTCTACCTGAATCACTTGATTGCCATCCTCGGGAGACTTTTTCTGCCCTCGGCGAGCACGGGCTTCCATATCTTGCAGTTCTTGAGTTAGAGTAGAACACTCAACCTGATGGTAGATGGTCAGATAACTTAAAGGTTCTCTGTAGGTTCACGTAAGAAACTTAAAGGTTCTGTAGTTACCTCAAGTAGTGCCACCTTCTGCTCAAGCTCTGTTGCTTTTGAAGTCCTATCATCAACAGTTCTCTGATACGGGGAAAACAGTTACATATAAAGGTTTAACTCACATGAATAACAAAATAAGTACTGAGGACCAAACACTTACTTGGCAAAATATATGTAACCTCATGAGAATATTTGAACAATAAAGTCTCTAAACTTGTTTAAAACAGACAAACAAAGTGAATTTTATTGGAAAATTGATAAGTTTACTGGTTAAAACCAGTCGAATATGACAGAGtgaatttttttttcatttacatATATTGTCACCTCCACTATTTTagcgccccccccccccccccccccccccaaacaacaaccaacaaaaaaaaaaaaaaaaaaaaaaaaacactcatcTTGCTCCTCCAGCTACCGAAAGGCCCTACCCTTTCCCCTATCCCAAATCAACAAACACATACACGTCACAAATCTAGATAAGCCAACTGTGAACACATACAAACCCATATCTGCAAAGTGGTTTAAAAAAATGCAAACACATACAACACTAAAGCCAAACAACAGAAAGGGGATATGTGTTTTGGGTGGGGTGGGGTGGGGGATTATCATATATTCCATATATAAACCAACCAAGAAAAGCTAAAACAGAACACGAAAACACACATCCAAATGCAACAAATTCACATTAAATCAAATAATTGCCTACTTAGGTTGGCACAGGTTGAGGGGCTTTTTCTGTGAAAGAAAGTGAAAAGCATGTCAGGTTTTCTAAAGAATTTGGCCAACATACTTGTAATATAGTAGGAAAGTATAGCATACTCCGTTATGACAAACAAAAAGTGCGTCTTGAAAATACCTGTATCTTGGCCAAGGCTGTGGATGCATCAAGAGCTCGATGTTCTAGTTCTACTTCCCTTTCCATTGCAGCCTGTTATTGAAAAGAATCATGAATCCGAAATCtgaattattatataatataaagaaAGAAATATTAGTTTGATCCTAACCATCTTAGTGGCATTGTGTGCAGCACGCTCTTCCTCTGCTCTTCTTTCGGCAGATGCAAGCTCTTCCTTTAAGGCCTGCATAGTCAAACAGTCGACAATGTCAGAAATACACTAGACGATAAGGGCCCTAATTATACATTCAGTGCATCATATTATGACTTTACACTTTCTTACTTGCATCATCCTCGTTTCATTTAGTTCTCTACTCCTCATTATTGCCTCCATATTTGCCTGGTAAAGGTAGCAAATTGAAATATATAAGCTTGATATATTTGGCACTCCTTTGTTAAAGAAAACATTTACACAAGAGATGGTTATAGCTTGTTTATTTCAGTTCTTAAAAAGTAATCTTCTGTTTATTATAATGCATATTCAAAAGGATCAGGTACAACATGAAGTAGATGTAATGAAGCAAGTACAAAATATCAAGAAGTCATTAGAGCGTTGAAAAAGAGAAACTCTAAGCCTTATTTTTTCCTAAAATTTGTTGCAGCAAGCTTCAAAATAATTTATTACTCACATACATGGTTTTAAAAAACGGCCGAAGCCTACGCCTCGAGGCGCACCTCAGAACGTTTTTGGAAAATTCCGTTTTGAAACGTACGCCTCGATGGCCTTTAAAAATCGTACGCCTCCTATGCCGAGGCGGATCGTTTTTTTGCTGAGGCGGTACGCCTCGTACGCCTCATGTTGTTTAGCAAAAAATGGCGGGAAAAATGGTCTTCCGGCAAAACTCTATTGGGCGGGAAAATGGCCCGGCGTGCGCCTCATGTTTGTTATGCGTTTTTAATGAGTATTTGTTGATGTTTGACTTTATATATTGTGAAACGGTTGAAAGTTGAAACAAATTCTTCTTGTGACTATGTGACCTCAAATTTTAATGACTTTGTCTATTGTGGAATCATTAATTTGCTGTAATATAATGAACTTATAATTTTTTGTTGATTTGAGACACACTTATAGAGAAGATGGTGGAAATAGTATAACGAACTTATaattttttatgtatttttttaactCCGCCTCGAGGCGTACGCCTCGCCTCACAAAGGGGAAACGCCTCGAGGCGCGTTTCCGTTTTTTTAAACCTTGCTCACATATAACAATAAAATAACGACACACTCACACTTCTACATTCACACATTACAAGACTGATATTTGTTAGACTTTTACTATTGCTAAAATATAAACATCCCTTAAAAAAATAGTACTTTTCTATAAAAATTAAGATCTCAGTTAAATGGTTTAGTTTGTGCAAAACAGATTAGGAATGAATaagaaaattattgataacactagaCTGCAATATTTGAAGAAGTTATTAAAGCCCTAAAAAGTAGCAAGAGTAAGATGTAAAACTTGCATTCTACATAGGAGAGCATAAACCTGCAATGATGCCAAATTTCCTTCAGATAAAGCTGCCTGCTTTTTAACTGTCTCCATGGAACTAACAAGTGCCTCAATTTCAGAATTCTTTGCACCCAAGGCTTCCAACATACTTGACTCAACTCTATTTACTTCCTCCTTTGCTAAAGACAAGTCTTTTTGCAACTGTTGTATGCGTGCCCCATAAGATTTACTCAGCTCTCTCTGTTAAAGTAAAGTAAGAATAAGATTTCTTTTTCTAAAAGAAATAATGCAACCTAACGCATACCAAACACAAGAACATCATGCATTCACACTGTACCTCTGCTACAAGAAGTTCCTCTAACTGTGAATTTTCTGATTTGTATTCTTGGAGGCGTGAGGAAAGGCCTGCGCAAACCTATACAGAGGAAGATTACCAACCACATTAcaattacaaaaataaattaaaatcaaaagaaCAACGCCCTACCTTCATAAAGGTAAGTATGGATGATAACCAACAAGCTATATACACCATAAACAACTATTACATAATTATAAGAATGAAAATCGGCTTGCAGCCTTACCCGTGCCAACCTAGCCTCTTTGGACTGACCAGTGGTTTTAGAACTTTGAAGCAACCCCTGTGCCTATTAAACAGTGAAGAAAttctattaaaataattataacatgcaaccaacatatcGAGGAAACTAAAGCGAACAAATTGAACCCCAAAATATGATGCTACATCACTAGTAATTTACCTCGTCAAGTTGATCCTGTACTTTCTTAGTAGAACCAGGCTGGTCTTGTACTTTTTTTGGGGAACTAAGCTGATCTTGTACTTTCTTTAGGGAAGCTGGCTCGTCTTGTTTTTTCTTTGGGGAATCAAGTTGATCTAGTACGTTCATTGGGGAAGTTGCGGGTTTAAGTTCTTGATCATTCTTATCATCCAGCTGAGGTTTAATTCTGAGATCGGTAACTTCTGGTGTACTGACTTGCGTCTGTGTATCAGTATTAGCAGATTGAGATTCCTCTTTATCGATCACCATCTCATTTCCCCTATCTTTCAATAAAACA includes these proteins:
- the LOC139851568 gene encoding golgin candidate 1 isoform X1; this encodes MAHWLKAAEDLFEVVDRRAKLVVGDEQPNSQPPASNGQGSHSRSQKSKVKLKKGKSSDESSATVDTSLKKTGSRVSLSKVTSDTDLPAASNDNDGISLTNSSLRTKDEDQLKVDSEVSKSEFSVSLSSSGDQTRHDTVDEAVTTSVTNQDSVPTSISADLVNGDSLKSGDEMLSLPVTLEENEADKSNSTYSGKDVLLKDRGNEMVIDKEESQSANTDTQTQVSTPEVTDLRIKPQLDDKNDQELKPATSPMNVLDQLDSPKKKQDEPASLKKVQDQLSSPKKVQDQPGSTKKVQDQLDEAQGLLQSSKTTGQSKEARLARVCAGLSSRLQEYKSENSQLEELLVAERELSKSYGARIQQLQKDLSLAKEEVNRVESSMLEALGAKNSEIEALVSSMETVKKQAALSEGNLASLQANMEAIMRSRELNETRMMQALKEELASAERRAEEERAAHNATKMAAMEREVELEHRALDASTALAKIQRTVDDRTSKATELEQKVALLEVECSTLTQELQDMEARARRGQKKSPEDGNQVIQMQAWQEEVERARQGQRDAERKLSSVEAEVQKLRVEMAAMKRDAEHYSRQEHMELEKRYRELTDLLYYKQTQLEAMTSEKAAAEFQLEKEIKRIQEAQVEVERSRVSRRASTVWEEDTDMKALEPLPFHHRHLVGASIQLQKAAKIIDSGAVRGMRFLWRYPFARLFLIFYMVFVHLFMMYLLHRLQEQADTMYSREIAESMGLGNHTLP
- the LOC139851568 gene encoding golgin candidate 1 isoform X2, which codes for MAHWLKAAEDLFEVVDRRAKLVVGDEQPNSQPPASNGQGSHSRSQKSKVKLKKGKSSDESSATVDTSLKKTGSRVSLSKVTSDTDLPAASNDNDGISLTNSSLRTKDEDQLKVDSEVSKSEFSVSLSSSGDQTRHDTVDEAVTTSVTNQDSVPTSISADLVNGDSLKSGDEMLSLPVTLEENEADKSNSTYSGKDVLLKDRGNEMVIDKEESQSANTDTQTQVSTPEVTDLRIKPQLDDKNDQELKPATSPMNVLDQLDSPKKKQDEPASLKKVQDQLSSPKKVQDQPGSTKKVQDQLDEAQGLLQSSKTTGQSKEARLARVCAGLSSRLQEYKSENSQLEELLVAERELSKSYGARIQQLQKDLSLAKEEVNRVESSMLEALGAKNSEIEALVSSMETVKKQAALSEGNLASLQANMEAIMRSRELNETRMMQALKEELASAERRAEEERAAHNATKMAAMEREVELEHRALDASTALAKIQRTVDDRTSKATELEQKVALLEVECSTLTQELQDMEARARRGQKKSPEDGNQVIQAWQEEVERARQGQRDAERKLSSVEAEVQKLRVEMAAMKRDAEHYSRQEHMELEKRYRELTDLLYYKQTQLEAMTSEKAAAEFQLEKEIKRIQEAQVEVERSRVSRRASTVWEEDTDMKALEPLPFHHRHLVGASIQLQKAAKIIDSGAVRGMRFLWRYPFARLFLIFYMVFVHLFMMYLLHRLQEQADTMYSREIAESMGLGNHTLP